The nucleotide window GATGAGTCTTATAATTTTGATTCCATTGACCTTGATCCGGCAACAAAATTTTATCTTGATACTTTATTTAACGGGTCATTATAAAAATTTATAAATTACGCTGCCCCATGTGAGTCCGGCACCCAGGCCCGCAAAAAGAACGATATCTCCTGATGCACCTATACGGCCCTGTTCCATTGCTTCATGGAGTGCAATCGGGATACTTGCTGCCGTAGTGTTCCCATATTTTTGAATATTGTGAAAAATTTTATCGTCATCCAGTTTTAAGAATTGTCCAAGGGCTTGATTTATTCTGATATTGGCCTGATGAGGGATGATCAGATCAATATCATCCAGACTGATCCGGGCTTTTTTAAGAGATTCGTTTATGACTTTGGGCAGCAGTCTCACCGCTTTTTTAAATATGGCCGGCCCATCCATGATTGGATAATATCTGGGATCATCAAAAGACGCATCCGGCGGAACCCGCAAAGGAAGTCTTGAGGCCGGAAGCTCTACCATTAATGCTTCAGCCAAATTGCCATCTGCGTGCAGTGAAGAGGTGATCACACCGGCTGTTTCATCGGTTTCAACACCTTCAATGCAGACAGCGCCTGCGCCATCACCGAATATCACAGTAACATCCCGACCCCTGGTTGTTTTGTCAAGGCCCGAAGAGTGGACTTCTCCACCCACAAGCAGGATTTTATTGGCAAGTCCAGATTTTATATAGGCATCTGCCGTGGCAAGGCCATAAAGGAATCCCGTACACTGCTGTCTGATATCAAGTGCAGGTGTGGAATCAAGACCCAGTTTTGCCTGAAGCAGGCATCCTGAGCCGGGGAACATGATATCCGGGCTTAGTGTTGCAAAAATGATAAAATCAATATCCTTCGCTGTCCAGCCTGCATTTTCCAATGCCATTTTGGAAGCTTCAAACCCTAAATCAGATGACCCGGTCGCACCCTCCTGATCAATCCAGTATCTTTGCTCGATCCCTGTCCTTTGCTTTATCCATTCATCAGAGGTGTCAATCATTTTTTCAAGGTCATGGTTAGTAATGACATTTGGCGGAACAAACATCCCCGTGCTTTTGATGATGCTTTTTTTCATCGCGTCTTCCTTATCCGAAATTCTAAATTATCATATTGCTAAATCATTCTGCGTGCTATATTATGCACGCCTTATAATATTAATTTAGAACTTTGGCAAGAACCTTAAGCATAACCCGAAAAGGATATTAGGCATAATCAATTGTTTTTACAAGCATTTATACTAATTCTTGGCCTGTTCCTATTGTATGCCGGATCATGGCTGTTAGTAGAAGGAGCAGTTTCAACCGCTGTCATGTTTGCCGTCAGACCGGTTGTCATTGGCCTGACCATTGTCTCACTTGCCACTTCCGCACCGGAACTGCTGGTCAGCCTTGTGGCTGCATATAAAGGGTCAGGCGGCATATCAATTGGAAACATACTGGGCAGTAATGTGATCAACATTGCTCTTGTGTTGGGAGTAAGCGCTGTTATAATGCCTGTTGCCATAAAAAAACAGGTGGCCTTATTTGAAATTCCCTACCTTATTTTTATCTCTTTGGTATTCTGGTTGCTATGCATGGATTCATATATAGGGCGAACCGATGGATTGATCTTGATCTTTTTATTAATTATTTTTCTGATATATGGTTTTATCACTGCAAAAGATAAAAACAACAAAACCCCTATTGTCAGACCAACCCTTCGGAATATTATTAAAAATATTTTATTCGTCATCATCGGTATTGTTACGCTTTCTTATGGTGCAAATTTTGTTGTTCAGGAAGCCATAAAAATTGCCACAAAGATTGGTCTTTCTCAAACTTTTATAGGAATTTCTGTTGTTGCGCTGGGAACATCCCTGCCCGAACTTGCCACATCAGCTGTCGCAGCAGCAAAAGGCGAAAGCGATATTTCCGTGGGAAACGTTGTCGGTTCAAATCTTTTTAATATCTGTCTTGTTATGGGAACTGTCGGTATTTTCAATCCAATGGCGACAGATGGACATCTTCACTTTTTTCAATTTCCTTTTATGATCTTTATTTGTGTCTTATTGGGACTTATAGCCTTTATGAATAAAGGCATAAGCAAAAGAACCGGTTGTATGTTCATAATCTTATTTGTTGCTTATATACTGGTTTCGTATATAAAATAGTGGTGATAAATTCATAACTATTTTATTTTTTTCTTGCAAGGGCCAACAAATTTATTATATTTAATAACTAATACAATACTTTCCTTGTAAATTTTAAAAGGTATCTAATGGCAGATGCAAAAAAGCTTTTAATCGTTGATGATAATGAAGACATTTTATCAACATTTTATGATTTTTTTAATTCAATGGGGTATGAAGTAGAAACTGCTGTTGATGGTTTTGCCGCCTTAAAATTGATCAAAAGTACCTCCATTGTTTTTAATTGCCTTATTACTGACCTTGTTATGCCCAATATCAGTGGTGTAGGGCTGATTTCCATTATAAAAAAAGAATATCCTGATATTAAAATTATCGCAATGACAGGATATGGCGATCAACCGGGGGCACTGGCCTCTGAAGCCAAAGCAGATATCGTTCTTTTTAAACCGGTCGATCTGTTCAAAATTGAAAATATGGTTTCCGGATTAATTAACCGGGAAACCGACAAATAATAGATAGCGACAAGTAACAAATTACTGATAAACAAGAGATTAAGATAATACTTATGACCATACCTTTGATCGGCATAAGCAAACCGATATTGAAAATAAAAGAACTGATCAGCCATGTGGCCAATACATGTTTAAATGTGCTGATAACCGGCGAAACCGGTGTAGGAAAGGAAGTCGTTGCTCAAAATCTTTATGCTGAATCTACAAGATCTTCAAAAAAATTTGTAAAAATCAATTGTGCTGCCTTGCCTGAAACACTACTTGAAAGCGAACTCTATGGGTTTGAAAAAGGCGCTTTCACAGGAGCTCATAAAAAACGTCCCGGAAAATTTCAGACAGCAGACAAGGGCGTTCTTTTCCTTGATGAAATTGGTGATATGCCAATGGCATTACAGTCAAAAATGCTTCATGTGCTTCAAAGCGGTGAATTTTCTCCCCTTGGATCAGATCAGGAATTTAAAACCGATGTGTGGGTCATTGCAGCCACCAACCATAATCTTGAACAATGCATGCTACAAAAGACCTTTAGAGAGGATTTGTTTTATCGGTTGAATATTATTAAAATTGATATTCCACCGCTGAGGGAAAGAAAAAAAGACATTCCTGCACTAATTGAATATTATTTCAATCTCTATAAATCAGAGTATCCTGAAAATCATGGCAGTAAACCCGACTCAGATACCCTTATAAAACTTTGCAATTATCCATGGCCTGGAAATGTTCGGCAGCTACAAAATTGCATTAAAAAACAAATGGTTATAAATTCATGGGAAAAAATTTTTAACGAGCTTCCAAAAAACAACCATGACATAACACCTCATACCCTGGAAGATAACAAATTCAATGCAGATCAAATTTTTGAGAATAATGAGTTTGTGTCTGATCAATCCGATATTATTTCCGAATTTGTCGGTTTACCCACAAGTTCGGATAAATTATTTGAAGACATCTCATTGAAAAAAATCAAAAAACTGGCTTCGGATAAAGTCGAAAAGGAAGTTATAGCGTTTGTTTTGGAAAAAGTTGGCTGGAACAGATCACGGGCTGCAAAAATACTTAAAATCAGTTATAAAACCCTGCTTTATAAAATGAACGAATTTGAAGTACACCCTCCTGTAAAATAAATTTACCCCCACACTATTATCCTTTCTTTACTTGATTATCCTTTACTTAAGCTCTGTTTTTACATATAAATTAACCTTATCTGGTGTTTGAAATATTTAATGTTTAAAGGAGGGGAAATGCGAAAAATTGTTTGTTTAGTAGTTGTGTCCTTTGTTTTTGCCATGATATTTTCTTCACAATGTTTTAGTGCAAGAAAAACGATTATCAAAATTGGTATTAATGCACCTTTGACCGGAGATATTCCAAAAGTTGGAGAAGGCACCAAATATGCCGCAATGATGTGGCTTGAAGATATTGAAAAATCAGGTGGCCTTGAAGTCGGCAATAAAAAATATGAAGTTGAACTTGTTATCGAAGATAATGAGTCAAAAGCAGAATCAGCCGTAAAGGCAAACACGAAAATGATCACCCAGGATGATGTCTTGGCCATTGTCGGCCCCCAATCTTCAAAACAGGCTGTTCCAGCCGGTGAAGTTGCCAATAAATACAAAACCGTTATGATCAGTCCCTGGTCTACCAACCCTAATACAACCCTTGACAGACCTTATGTTTTCCGTGGCTGCTTTTTAGATCCGTTCCAGGGCCCTGTTGTGGCAAATTTTATCACTGAAGAATTCGGCTTTACAAAAGCTGCTGTCCTTTATGATGTCGCCTCTGATTATCCAAAGGGATTGGCCGAAGTATTTAAAGACGCATGGGAGAAAAAACATGGTGCAGGATCTGTTGTTGCTTATCAAAGCTTTACAACAAAAGATACGGATTTTTCTTCACAGTTAACCCAGATTGTTAAATCCGGTGCCCAGGTTCTGTTTACCCCTCAGTATTACAATGAAGTCCCTTTGATCGTCAAACAGGCCCAGGACCTTGGCTGGAAAGGGCCAATCGTGGGATCAGACTCATGGGGCTCTGCGGAAACCATAGAGCTTTGCGGGAAACCTTGTTATGGACAATTTTTTTCATCACATTATGCAGCAGCAGGTGCCAAAGGTGCTACCAAGGCATTTATCGACAGATATACGGACACTTACGGCTACACTCCCGATGATGTGGCAGCTCTGACATGGGATGCGCTGCGTCTTGCTCAGCAGGCTATTCAGGATATTGGAAAACTTACCGGCAGAATTGAAAAAGACAGGACAGCTGTCAGGGACAGTCTTGCCAAAATCAAAAATTTTGCGGGTATTACAGGGAATATGACCTTTACCGACGAAGGTGATCCGATCAAATGTGCTGTCATCGTTAAAATCAGCGATAATGGTGAATATGAATTTTATAAATCCAGTTGTCCTTAAATATCTAAAAAAATATAATACCCTTTAATTTATTGTCTGGCTGCTGTGCCGCTCGTGTACAGCAGTCTTTCATGTTTAATACTGACAGGAGTTGATGAATGGAATCTTTGATTGAATTTATACCGTATATTCTTCAAAACCTGATTAACGCCCTCCAGAGAGGAAGTTTCTACGCTGTTATATCCATTGGTTATTCAATGGTCTATGGCGTTTTAATGCTTTTTAATTTTGCCCATGGTGATATTTTCATGCTGGGCACTTATATCGGCTTTGGGATTGCAACCCTCTTTATTGCTTTATTTGCGCCCTTTTTACCCGGACCTCTGATCTTTATTGCCACAGTTGTTATTACCATGTTTCTTGCATCCTGGATCGGTGTTTTTGTTGAAGTTGCAGGATACAGGCCCTTGAGATCAGCTCCCAGGGCATCTGCTGCCATTACAGGGTTGATGATCGGTATTATTTTTGAAACAAGTATCCTGATCTTGCTGGGTGCGAAAAGATTAAGCTTTCCGCCATTGATGGAATCTGTTGCCTATAATATCGGTGGTGTTTATTTTACAAATGTAAAAATACTCATTATTATCCTGTCGCTTCTCTTAATGCTTGCCCTTCATGCGTTTATCCAGAAAACAAAATGGGGGATGGCTATGAGGGCAATGTCATATGATTTTCTTGCCGTCCCTTTGATGGGGGTGTCCCTCAATATTATGGCACCGCTGACATTTGCCATAGGTGCAGGTCTTGCTGCGGTTGCCGGAATTTTGTATGGACAGGCTTACCCGATATTAGATCCGTATATGGGAGTTCTTATCGGCTGGAAAGCTTTTGTTGCCGCTATTCTGGGCGGCCGGGGGTCCATAAAAGGCGCAGCGCTTGCCGGATACCTGTTGGGATTTATCGAGATATTTGTTGCCACGATTTTCCCGTCAACCTTAAGAGATTTAATCGCCTATTCCATTATCCTTCTTATCCTGACATACAGACCAAGGGGATTTTTTGGAATGGAACACAGCACAAAATTAAGGCTTTAATTCTTTAACCGGACAGATACAGGAAAATTAAATGCAAATAATAAAAAAAATCAAACTTATGTTTTCAACTGTGCCGATACTGGGCTGGTTGCTGGGTATTCTTGCAGCAGTACTCATAGAGTATTACTGGGGCTATGATTATATATCCTATTATCTGGGGTTGCCTAAAATACCGGTTTTATTCGGCGCTTTGATTATGCTTAAAAAACCGATGATGATACCGGGTGCTGTCGGGTATGATCTTGTCGTATATGTTATTCCGGTTCTTTTGATCGCAAAAACCACAACTTTTTTCACCAACCCCATAGCAGCCATGATTGAAAAAACTCCGGTATGGCTTTCTGCCGTTATCCATTTGATTTTTTTCTATGGAGTGCTTCATCTATGGGCAGGCATTAATGACTACAGGATTCTTATTGTCAAGCTGACGCTGATTTCCATCATCTTAACCGTAAGTATCAACGTTATTAACGGATACCAGGGGGAATTTTCCTGCTCTCACCCCGGATTCATGGCACTGGGTGCATATGTATCTTCCATTTTAACCCTTTATTTTTTTGTGAATGACAAAATTTTTGGGACAGCTGTTTTATCGCCTGCCCTGGGTCCATGGCTTTTTCCCTTTGCCCTGTTAGCCGGTGGATTTGCAGCTGCACTGGGCTCGCTGCTTGTGGCGATTCCTTCTTTTAGAACCAGAGGAGACTACCTGGCCATTATTTCTCTTGCATTCATGTTTATCGTGAAAAGTGCCGTAGAAAACCTCAATGTTATCGGCGGTGCCAGAGGAATGGGGGGGCAGCCTGATTATGCACCTCTGCCTATTATTTTTATCTGGACCATGCTGTCCATCTGGATCATACACAATTTTGTCACCTCGATTATGGGAAAAGCATTAAATGCCGTTCGAGATGATGAAGCTGCCGCAGAATCCATGACAGTAAAAACCCGTAAAACCAAAATGACAGCCTTTATGTTTGGTGCATTCTGGGCCGGTATTGCCGGTGGATTATTTGCCCATGTCCTTGCCTATATCAATCCGGGCATGTTCAGCATCAACCGTCTTGCTGAAATTCTTGCCATGGTTTATTTTGGCGGGCTCAACTCCATTGTAGGCTCCATTGTGGGTGCTGTCAGCATCAATGTCCTGGGAGAGGCTTTAAGACCGCTTGAGCTTTTTAAATGGATTATCATACCACTGATTTTAATCCTTGTTATGATTTTCCGTCCTTACGGTCTGATCTCCTTTACTCAGATCAACGCCAAAAAGCTGTTGAGATCCAAACACAAAAGAGAACAAGGAGTCTGACCATGTCCGCATTGCTCAATGTAAATAATATGACGCATTATTTTGGTGGTCTCAGAGCGGTATATGATTATAACCTGACCATTGAACCCGGGCAGATCACAGGTCTTATCGGGCCCAATGGTGCGGGTAAAACCACGGTGTTTAATTTGATTACAGGTGTTTATACACCCACAAAAGGCTCCATCACCCTTGAAAATGAAAACATCAAAGGGCTTGAAACCAATGAAATTGCCGCCAAAGGCCTGGGCAGAACATTTCAGAATCTTGCGTTGTGGCGGCACATGAGTGTTCTGGATCATATTAAAATGGCCCATTATTCACAATTGTCCTACGGGCTGATCGGATCATTTTTTAATACCCGCAAATGCAGGCAACAGGAAGCCAGGATTGAAGAAAATTCCTATCGTCTGCTTGAACTGTTTGATATCAAGCAGCATGCTCATCAAATGGTAACCAACCTGCCCTATGGGGCACAACGGCGGGTTGAAATGGCAAGGGCCATGGCCACCAACCCCAAAATTCTTTTTCTTGATGAACCCACGGCAGGCATGACACCTGATGAGCTGGTTCAAATGATTAAAATTATTCAACAGGTGCATCGAAATTTTAAAATAGCTATTTTTTTGATAGAACACAGGATGAAATTTGTAATGGAATTATGCCAGCATATTCAAACCCTGGTATTTGGAGAAGTTATAGCACAGGGGCCGCCTGAAGAGATACAAAATAATCCTGAAGTAATTGAAGCTTATCTGGGCAAGGAGGATTTAACCTGATGCAGCAGCTTACCATAAAAAATTTAAGGGTTTCCTATGGAAATATAAAAGCTCTTCATGGAATAGATTTTTCTGTCGAAGCGGGTGAAATTTTAACCATTATCGGAGCCAATGGTGCGGGCAAAAGTACTACTTTGCGGGCAATTTCCAGGATGGTTCCGGCTGAACCGGGATCTGTTCTTGAATTTGAAGGAGAAAATATCCTTAAATACAATACTGATAAGGTCGTCTCAAAACTCGGCATATCCCATGTACCTGAAGGAAGAAGGGTTTTTGGCAATCTTACGGTAACGGAAAATCTCACCCTGGCCTGTTTTGCAAGAAAAGACACAGATCAGATCAAAAAAGATAGAAGGTGGGTATTTGATCTGTTCCCCCGACTTGAGGAGAGAAAAGACCAGCTTGCCGGAACATTGTCCGGTGGCGAGCAACAGATGCTGGCTGTTGGAAGGGGGTATATGAGCGCACGGAAAATCATGCTGCTTGATGAACCTTCCATGGGGCTTGCCCCTCTTCTCATGCTTGAAATGTTTGAGGCTTTAAAAGAAATCAATAATCTGGGAACCACCATCCTGCTGGTTGAACAAAATGCCCGGCTGGCCTTAAAATTTGCCCAGAGAGGGTATGTGATTGAAAATGGATCTCTTGTCCTTGAAGGACCTGCAGATGAATTGCTCAACAACCCTGATGTAAAAAAAGCGTATCTGGGAGCGTAAAAGATACATGAAAAACAAATCTATAATCTGATATGAAAGGATAGCTGTTATGCCGATTTTTGAGTATACCTGCAATCAATGTAAACAAGAGTTTGAAAAACTGGTTTTTGCAGGTGAAGAAAAAAATATTTCCTGCCCTGGCTGCAACAGCAAGGATGTGACAAAAAAAATGAGCGCTGCAAGCTTTATGGGAAACAGTATGGGCAAGTGTGCGACAAGTTCACCCAAAGGCTTTTCATGAGCAAGTTAATATTATCCTTCAGTTTGAAGGATCAATTTTAAAAACCAACTTTGAAAATTAAAGGCAAATAAAATGAATAAACAAGATACAACTTTTGGAACAGGAACCAAAGAGATGGAGCTTCTAACCATACTGGTAGATGATCAGCTTTTTGGCGTTAATGTCGACAAGGTACAGTCAATTGTAATGTATGATCCCGAGCTTGTTACGTCCCTGCCGGGAACGCAGTCCGGGATATCCGGCATGCTTTTATACAGGAATAGAACCATTCCTTTGCTGGATCTTTCCCAGATACTTGATATTGATATTAAGCAAAAATTTGACAAAGAAATTATCGTTGTAACGGAATTTAATAAGACCATAAACAGTTTTAAAGCTCAAGGTGTCAACAGAATATACCGGCTGCCCTGGAAAGAATTTATTCCTCTTGACCACTTGTTTGAGGACAATTCTTTTTTTACAGGTTCCGTTAATGTCGATGATACTCAGGTATTGATTCTGGATTTAGAACACATTCTGGCTGAATTTTTTCCTGAAACGCTTATCGAACAAATCTCACAGGAAAATTTAGATCAGGCAACATTCGTCCAGCGGGAAAATTTGGAAATTGTTTTTGCAGAAGATTCTCCCACAATGCGTAAAGCCGTTGTCAAACAACTTCAAACAGCTGGATTTCAAAACATAAAACCGTTTGTCAATGGTGGTCAAGCACTTGATCATTTAAT belongs to Desulfobacula toluolica Tol2 and includes:
- a CDS encoding 3-oxoacyl-ACP synthase III family protein, which codes for MKKSIIKSTGMFVPPNVITNHDLEKMIDTSDEWIKQRTGIEQRYWIDQEGATGSSDLGFEASKMALENAGWTAKDIDFIIFATLSPDIMFPGSGCLLQAKLGLDSTPALDIRQQCTGFLYGLATADAYIKSGLANKILLVGGEVHSSGLDKTTRGRDVTVIFGDGAGAVCIEGVETDETAGVITSSLHADGNLAEALMVELPASRLPLRVPPDASFDDPRYYPIMDGPAIFKKAVRLLPKVINESLKKARISLDDIDLIIPHQANIRINQALGQFLKLDDDKIFHNIQKYGNTTAASIPIALHEAMEQGRIGASGDIVLFAGLGAGLTWGSVIYKFL
- a CDS encoding calcium/sodium antiporter, translating into MFLQAFILILGLFLLYAGSWLLVEGAVSTAVMFAVRPVVIGLTIVSLATSAPELLVSLVAAYKGSGGISIGNILGSNVINIALVLGVSAVIMPVAIKKQVALFEIPYLIFISLVFWLLCMDSYIGRTDGLILIFLLIIFLIYGFITAKDKNNKTPIVRPTLRNIIKNILFVIIGIVTLSYGANFVVQEAIKIATKIGLSQTFIGISVVALGTSLPELATSAVAAAKGESDISVGNVVGSNLFNICLVMGTVGIFNPMATDGHLHFFQFPFMIFICVLLGLIAFMNKGISKRTGCMFIILFVAYILVSYIK
- a CDS encoding response regulator — its product is MADAKKLLIVDDNEDILSTFYDFFNSMGYEVETAVDGFAALKLIKSTSIVFNCLITDLVMPNISGVGLISIIKKEYPDIKIIAMTGYGDQPGALASEAKADIVLFKPVDLFKIENMVSGLINRETDK
- a CDS encoding sigma-54 interaction domain-containing protein yields the protein MTIPLIGISKPILKIKELISHVANTCLNVLITGETGVGKEVVAQNLYAESTRSSKKFVKINCAALPETLLESELYGFEKGAFTGAHKKRPGKFQTADKGVLFLDEIGDMPMALQSKMLHVLQSGEFSPLGSDQEFKTDVWVIAATNHNLEQCMLQKTFREDLFYRLNIIKIDIPPLRERKKDIPALIEYYFNLYKSEYPENHGSKPDSDTLIKLCNYPWPGNVRQLQNCIKKQMVINSWEKIFNELPKNNHDITPHTLEDNKFNADQIFENNEFVSDQSDIISEFVGLPTSSDKLFEDISLKKIKKLASDKVEKEVIAFVLEKVGWNRSRAAKILKISYKTLLYKMNEFEVHPPVK
- a CDS encoding ABC transporter substrate-binding protein, which codes for MRKIVCLVVVSFVFAMIFSSQCFSARKTIIKIGINAPLTGDIPKVGEGTKYAAMMWLEDIEKSGGLEVGNKKYEVELVIEDNESKAESAVKANTKMITQDDVLAIVGPQSSKQAVPAGEVANKYKTVMISPWSTNPNTTLDRPYVFRGCFLDPFQGPVVANFITEEFGFTKAAVLYDVASDYPKGLAEVFKDAWEKKHGAGSVVAYQSFTTKDTDFSSQLTQIVKSGAQVLFTPQYYNEVPLIVKQAQDLGWKGPIVGSDSWGSAETIELCGKPCYGQFFSSHYAAAGAKGATKAFIDRYTDTYGYTPDDVAALTWDALRLAQQAIQDIGKLTGRIEKDRTAVRDSLAKIKNFAGITGNMTFTDEGDPIKCAVIVKISDNGEYEFYKSSCP
- a CDS encoding branched-chain amino acid ABC transporter permease, producing the protein MESLIEFIPYILQNLINALQRGSFYAVISIGYSMVYGVLMLFNFAHGDIFMLGTYIGFGIATLFIALFAPFLPGPLIFIATVVITMFLASWIGVFVEVAGYRPLRSAPRASAAITGLMIGIIFETSILILLGAKRLSFPPLMESVAYNIGGVYFTNVKILIIILSLLLMLALHAFIQKTKWGMAMRAMSYDFLAVPLMGVSLNIMAPLTFAIGAGLAAVAGILYGQAYPILDPYMGVLIGWKAFVAAILGGRGSIKGAALAGYLLGFIEIFVATIFPSTLRDLIAYSIILLILTYRPRGFFGMEHSTKLRL
- a CDS encoding branched-chain amino acid ABC transporter permease, encoding MQIIKKIKLMFSTVPILGWLLGILAAVLIEYYWGYDYISYYLGLPKIPVLFGALIMLKKPMMIPGAVGYDLVVYVIPVLLIAKTTTFFTNPIAAMIEKTPVWLSAVIHLIFFYGVLHLWAGINDYRILIVKLTLISIILTVSINVINGYQGEFSCSHPGFMALGAYVSSILTLYFFVNDKIFGTAVLSPALGPWLFPFALLAGGFAAALGSLLVAIPSFRTRGDYLAIISLAFMFIVKSAVENLNVIGGARGMGGQPDYAPLPIIFIWTMLSIWIIHNFVTSIMGKALNAVRDDEAAAESMTVKTRKTKMTAFMFGAFWAGIAGGLFAHVLAYINPGMFSINRLAEILAMVYFGGLNSIVGSIVGAVSINVLGEALRPLELFKWIIIPLILILVMIFRPYGLISFTQINAKKLLRSKHKREQGV
- a CDS encoding ABC transporter ATP-binding protein is translated as MSALLNVNNMTHYFGGLRAVYDYNLTIEPGQITGLIGPNGAGKTTVFNLITGVYTPTKGSITLENENIKGLETNEIAAKGLGRTFQNLALWRHMSVLDHIKMAHYSQLSYGLIGSFFNTRKCRQQEARIEENSYRLLELFDIKQHAHQMVTNLPYGAQRRVEMARAMATNPKILFLDEPTAGMTPDELVQMIKIIQQVHRNFKIAIFLIEHRMKFVMELCQHIQTLVFGEVIAQGPPEEIQNNPEVIEAYLGKEDLT
- a CDS encoding ABC transporter ATP-binding protein, yielding MQQLTIKNLRVSYGNIKALHGIDFSVEAGEILTIIGANGAGKSTTLRAISRMVPAEPGSVLEFEGENILKYNTDKVVSKLGISHVPEGRRVFGNLTVTENLTLACFARKDTDQIKKDRRWVFDLFPRLEERKDQLAGTLSGGEQQMLAVGRGYMSARKIMLLDEPSMGLAPLLMLEMFEALKEINNLGTTILLVEQNARLALKFAQRGYVIENGSLVLEGPADELLNNPDVKKAYLGA
- a CDS encoding FmdB family zinc ribbon protein: MPIFEYTCNQCKQEFEKLVFAGEEKNISCPGCNSKDVTKKMSAASFMGNSMGKCATSSPKGFS
- a CDS encoding chemotaxis protein CheV produces the protein MNKQDTTFGTGTKEMELLTILVDDQLFGVNVDKVQSIVMYDPELVTSLPGTQSGISGMLLYRNRTIPLLDLSQILDIDIKQKFDKEIIVVTEFNKTINSFKAQGVNRIYRLPWKEFIPLDHLFEDNSFFTGSVNVDDTQVLILDLEHILAEFFPETLIEQISQENLDQATFVQRENLEIVFAEDSPTMRKAVVKQLQTAGFQNIKPFVNGGQALDHLIQKYKNNSDRNIKNVVLISDIDMPVLDGLTLCHQVKTDPDLKDIYVVMFSSLINEQMITKCNKINADFCINKPEINRLINILDKRC